From Xenopus laevis strain J_2021 chromosome 7L, Xenopus_laevis_v10.1, whole genome shotgun sequence, one genomic window encodes:
- the slc18a3.L gene encoding probable vesicular acetylcholine transporter-B: MEGIMAPEETQGVAKSAMEKLSSAMGDRTKQIGTAIKEPHHQRRLILFIVCVALFLDNMLYMVIVPIIPDFIQNLRSVSEHHAKGINSSSQYRYNKSSVIRPQYPAENEDMKIGVLFASKAILQLLINPLSGTFIDRVGYDIPLLIGLIVLFFSTVIFAFGENYATLFVARSLQGVGSAFADTSGIAMIADKYTEEAERSKALGIALAFISFGSLVAPPFGGILYQFVGKRMPFLVLAGIALINGVLLLLVIKPFTNRTRANMPVGTPIHRLMIDPYIAVVAGALTTCNIPLAFLEPTIANWMKTTMDASEWQMGLTWLPAFFPHVLGVYITVKLAASYPHYQWFYGAIGMVIIGASSCTVPACKNFWELIVPLCGICFGIALVDTALLPTLALLVDIRHVSVYGSVYAIADISYCVAYAMGPVVASQIVHTTGFTQLNLGMGLVNVLYAPALLFLRNVCQMKPSHSERNILLDEGPKGLYDTIKMEERKAKSHKRNPNDGVNESIMDNYHDPRKGNYGSEEDSSDYEYS, from the coding sequence ATGGAAGGTATCATGGCTCCCGAGGAGACCCAAGGGGTGGCAAAGTCTGCGATGGAAAAACTATCCAGTGCCATGGGTGACAGAACTAAGCAGATTGGCACAGCAATAAAGGAACCACACCACCAGAGACGGCTTATATTGTTCATTGTGTGTGTGGCTCTTTTCCTTGATAACATGTTATACATGGTCATAGTTCCCATTATCCCAGACTTTATTCAAAACTTGAGATCGGTCAGTGAACATCATGCCAAAGGCATTAATTCCAGTAGTCAGTATAGGTATAATAAGTCTTCTGTAATTAGACCCCAATacccagcagaaaatgaagataTGAAGATTGGAGTCCTGTTTGCTTCTAAAGCAATCCTGCAACTACTAATCAACCCACTAAGTGGAACTTTTATAGACAGGGTTGGATATGACATTCCCCTTCTTATTGGactgattgttttgtttttctcgACAGTCATATTTGCGTTTGGTGAAAACTATGCCACCTTGTTTGTAGCTAGAAGCCTCCAAGGAGTGGGATCTGCGTTTGCAGACACTTCTGGAATTGCCATGATAGCCGATAAATACACAGAGGAGGCTGAAAGGAGCAAAGCCCTAGGCATAGCATTGGCATTTATCTCATTCGGTAGCTTGGTGGCGCCCCCTTTTGGGGGCATATTGTACCAGTTCGTAGGCAAGCGAATGCCTTTTCTAGTTCTGGCTGGTATTGCTCTTATAAATGGCGTGCTGCTATTATTAGTCATCAAACCCTTTACTAATAGGACTAGAGCAAATATGCCAGTTGGCACACCCATCCACAGACTGATGATAGATCCTTACATTGCTGTGGTGGCAGGGGCTCTTACCACGTGTAATATTCCTTTGGCATTCCTTGAGCCCACCATAGCAAATTGGATGAAAACAACAATGGATGCATCTGAGTGGCAAATGGGTTTGACTTGGTTACCAGCCTTCTTCCCTCACGTCCTTGGTGTCTATATAACTGTAAAGCTTGCTGCCAGTTATCCTCACTACCAGTGGTTTTATGGGGCTATAGGAATGGTTATCATAGGTGCAAGTTCTTGTACTGTACCAGCATGTAAAAACTTCTGGGAGCTAATTGTGCCCTTGTGTGGGATCTGCTTTGGCATAGCCCTAGTAGACACTGCCCTATTGCCAACCCTTGCCTTACTGGTAGATATTCGGCATGTATCAGTTTATGGAAGTGTTTATGCCATAGCTGATATATCATACTGTGTGGCATATGCCATGGGACCTGTAGTTGCTAGTCAAATTGTTCATACTACGGGTTTCACACAACTTAACCTCGGTATGGGTCTAGTCAATGTTCTGTATGCACCGGCTCTTCTGTTCCTCAGAAATGTGTGTCAGATGAAACCCTCTCACTCAGAGAGGAACATATTGTTGGATGAAGGCCCTAAGGGCTTGTACGACACTATTAAAATGGAGGAACGAAAAGCCAAGTCGCACAAAAGAAATCCAAATGATGGGGTGAATGAAAGTATCATGGACAATTATCATGATCCGCGTAAAGGTAACTACGGGTCTGAAGAGGACTCATCTGATTATGAGTACAGTTAA